Proteins encoded within one genomic window of Nitrospinota bacterium:
- a CDS encoding DUF6488 family protein, with the protein MQLRTLIFGLLLSFFSFSAFVSNAYAHGGGHMAKAPVDEATIKENAMKIVDGLVKRDKLDKSWALIAANSIEKKVISGNSVWVAIFINDKITDNDKRKLYVFLTLGGEYVAANFEGI; encoded by the coding sequence ATGCAATTAAGAACATTAATCTTTGGATTATTACTCAGTTTTTTCTCTTTCTCAGCTTTTGTAAGCAACGCTTACGCTCACGGGGGTGGTCATATGGCTAAGGCACCCGTGGATGAGGCGACAATTAAAGAAAACGCGATGAAAATAGTTGATGGGCTTGTAAAAAGAGACAAACTGGATAAAAGCTGGGCGCTTATTGCTGCAAATTCAATTGAGAAAAAAGTGATTAGTGGTAATTCTGTATGGGTGGCCATTTTTATTAATGACAAAATCACCGATAATGACAAGCGAAAACTTTATGTGTTTCTGACTTTGGGAGGTGAATATGTTGCAGCAAATTTCGAAGGGATATAG
- a CDS encoding HupE/UreJ family protein produces the protein MLLKSNNFSLLVGLFVFSLLSQFAYAHGMSEADKLAIIEGGNLRYMWLGATHMLTGYDHLLFVFGIIFFLNNFRDIVKYITAFTVGHSVTLIYATFNAIQLNYFAIDAVVALSVCYIAFANIQGFRKYLNMNPPNMMLMIAGLGLVHGFGLSTRLQQLPLSEDSLLLNIISFNVGIELGQISALALMLLLIAVWRKSQSFEAFSLVANHGLIVAGSLLFLMQMHGYSHDNNSEEYAAVAKPSQRAKSNKRVANAEKLETSQQAHWKDIISITIPARGEKEYKFYLEKGATLEYAWQTNDAELFFDFHGEPTGDTTGYFESFEKSTDSQSSGSLATTFKGTHGWYWKNNNSFPVIIALKVKGEYLRLDLEEAMQKAKPVKKYNVIINNTIGSL, from the coding sequence ATGTTATTGAAATCGAATAATTTCTCCCTATTAGTAGGGCTGTTCGTATTTTCGCTACTATCACAATTTGCCTATGCGCACGGCATGTCGGAAGCCGACAAGCTGGCCATTATCGAAGGTGGTAATTTGCGATATATGTGGCTCGGGGCAACGCATATGTTGACGGGGTACGACCACCTATTGTTTGTTTTCGGGATCATCTTTTTCCTGAACAATTTTCGCGATATCGTCAAGTACATCACCGCGTTTACAGTTGGCCATAGTGTGACCCTGATCTATGCTACTTTTAACGCAATCCAACTGAACTACTTTGCCATAGATGCTGTGGTCGCTCTGAGCGTCTGTTATATAGCCTTTGCCAACATCCAGGGTTTCCGCAAATATCTCAATATGAACCCACCGAACATGATGTTAATGATTGCCGGACTAGGTCTGGTTCACGGCTTCGGCTTATCCACCAGGCTGCAGCAACTGCCGTTAAGCGAAGACAGTTTGTTGCTAAACATCATATCATTTAATGTTGGCATCGAACTGGGACAAATCAGCGCATTGGCTCTGATGTTGCTTCTCATTGCCGTATGGCGAAAAAGCCAATCCTTTGAGGCTTTCAGCCTGGTCGCAAATCATGGCCTGATCGTGGCGGGAAGCCTGCTTTTCCTAATGCAGATGCACGGATATTCACACGACAATAATTCCGAGGAATATGCTGCTGTTGCGAAACCCTCACAGCGAGCGAAAAGCAATAAACGAGTTGCAAACGCGGAAAAACTTGAAACATCTCAACAAGCTCATTGGAAGGATATAATCAGCATAACCATTCCAGCCAGAGGGGAAAAGGAATACAAGTTTTACCTTGAGAAAGGCGCAACGCTTGAATATGCATGGCAGACCAACGATGCAGAGCTATTTTTTGATTTCCACGGCGAACCAACAGGCGATACAACAGGCTATTTCGAGAGCTTTGAAAAAAGTACGGACAGCCAATCAAGTGGTTCTCTAGCCACAACCTTTAAAGGCACACATGGTTGGTACTGGAAAAACAACAACTCGTTCCCCGTTATCATCGCATTGAAAGTAAAAGGCGAATATCTGCGATTAGATTTAGAAGAGGCCATGCAAAAAGCCAAACCAGTAAAAAAATATAACGTTATAATCAACAATACTATTGGTTCACTTTAG